A part of Hippopotamus amphibius kiboko isolate mHipAmp2 chromosome 16, mHipAmp2.hap2, whole genome shotgun sequence genomic DNA contains:
- the NOSIP gene encoding nitric oxide synthase-interacting protein isoform X1 — MTRHGKNCTAGAVYTYHEKKKDTAASGYGTQNIRLSRDAVKDFDCCCLSLQPCHDPVVTPDGYLYEREAILEYILHQKKEIARQRKAYEKQRGARREEQKELQRAAAQDQVRGFLEKEAAIVSRPLNPFTPKAASGNGPDDAQPGSSAGSAGKDRDKALPSFWIPSLTPEAKAAKLEKPSRLVTCPMSGKPLRMSDLTPVRFTPLDSSVDRVGLITRSERYVCAVTRDSLSNATPCAVLRPSGAVVTLECVEKLIRKDMVDPVTGEKLTDRDIIVLQRGGTGFAGSGVKLQAEKSRPVMQA, encoded by the exons CGGCCTCAGGCTACGGCACCCAGAACATTCGACTGAGCCGGGATGCTGTCAAGGACTTTGACTGCTGCTGCCTCTCTCTGCAACCCTGCCATGACCCCGTGGTCAC CCCCGATGGCTACCTATATGAACGGGAGGCAATCCTAGAGTACATCTTGCACCAGAAGAAGGAGATCGCCCGGCAGAGGAag GCCTATGAGAAGCAGCGGGGCGCCCGGCGGGAGGAGCAGAAGGAGCTGCAGCGCGCGGCTGCGCAGGACCAGGTGcggggcttcctggagaaggaggcGGCCATCGTGAGCCGGCCCCTCAACCCCTTCACGCCCAAGGCCGCGTCGGGAAATGGCCCAG ATGATGCCCAGCCTGGGTCCAGTGCGGGCTCCGCAGGCAAGGACAGGGACAAAGCACTGCCCAGCTTCTGGATCCCATCGCTGACCCCCGAGGCCAAGGCCGCCAAGCTGGAGAAGCCG tCACGCCTCGTGACCTGCCCCATGTCTGGGAAGCCGCTGCGCATGTCCGACCTGACGCCCGTGCGCTTCACGCCGCTCGACAGCTCCGTGGACCGCGTGGGGCTCATCACACGCAGCGAGCGCTACGTGTGCGCCGTGACCCGCGACAGCCTGAGCAACGCCACTCCCTGCGCCGTGCTGCGGCCCTC TGGGGCCGTGGTCACCCTGGAGTGCGTGGAGAAGCTGATTCGCAAGGACATGGTGGACCCCGTGACCGGAGAGAAGCTCACGGACCGCGACATCATCGTGCTGCAGCGG ggCGGCACGGGCTTCGCGGGCTCTGGAGTGAAGCTGCAGGCCGAGAAGTCCCGGCCGGTGATGCAGGCCTGA